The window AGCGTGTTGAGCGCCAGGGTGCGCAGCTTCGGGCCGACGGTCACCAGCCGGCCGTCGATCGGGCGGGCGAGGAAGCCGCGCTCCTCCAGCATGGCGATCAGCCGGTGTGCGGTCGGCTTCGGCAGGGCCAGCTTCTCGGCGATGTCCTTGACGGCCATCGGCTGTCCCGCTCCGGCCACCGCGTCCAGCAAGGCCAGCACGCGGTCGGCGAGGGGCCGGCGATCACCGGAGTTGGTGTCGGCGGCGTCTTCGGTTGTCGGTTCGCGGGGCTCCCGCAACGGAGCGGAGCCCAAGGCGATCTTCCGCGTCATCGTTCCTCCCCGTGACTGGAAGCGTATCGCTCGGCCTCTTGGTCTCATTCAGCGATACGATTTGTATCATTAACTCACAGGACCCTGGGTCGCGCAAGCCCAAAAAGTTCGTGTACCCAATTATCCATGCATACGGGGGCATGCCCAGCCGGCATCCTGCGGCTCGGGCGATGAAACGTCCGATTTTGAAGAACGATGGGGGTGGGGAGGCTATCCGAACTGCGCGGACAGGGCCTCGGCGCCGCGGCGCAGGACGGGCAGGACCTGCTCGACGCGGTCGTGCGACAGCCGGACCTTGGGGGCCTGCACGGCGATGGCCGCCACCGTCCGGCCCGTGGAGGACAGGATCGGCACCGCCACGCAGAACACGCCCACCACATACTCCTCGTCGTCGAGCGAGTAGCCGCGCGCGGCGATGCGCTCCAGCTCGGCGGTCAGCGCCGCCGGATCGGTGAGGGTGTGGGCGGTCTGCGCGGAGAAGGGGCCGGAGGCGAGAAGGCGGCTGCGCATGGCGTCCGGCAGGGTGGCGAGGAACAGCTTGCCCATGGCCGTGCAGTGCATCGGCACGCGCGAGCCCACGCCGAACTGGAGCCGCAGGGGCCAGTGCTCGACCTCGACGCGGTCGAGATAGACGACGTCGCCGCCGTCGAGGACGCCAACATTGCAGGTTTCCCCCAGCTCGGCGCTGACCGCGCGCAGCACGGAACGCACCGGCGCGCGGGACAGCGAGGCGCGCAGGATACCGACCGCCAGCCGCGCCGCCTCGACGCCGATGATGACGTCGCGCGTTTCCAGATCCCGCGCCAGAAGCCCCTTATCGATCAGGCCGTTGACGAGGCGGTGGGCGGTCGGCTTGGGCAGGCCGAGCGTCGTC is drawn from Azospirillum brasilense and contains these coding sequences:
- a CDS encoding IclR family transcriptional regulator produces the protein MKTRSTQSPDTTTTDDAAKPKAAATDRTFAILELVASASGPLAVKTIGTTLGLPKPTAHRLVNGLIDKGLLARDLETRDVIIGVEAARLAVGILRASLSRAPVRSVLRAVSAELGETCNVGVLDGGDVVYLDRVEVEHWPLRLQFGVGSRVPMHCTAMGKLFLATLPDAMRSRLLASGPFSAQTAHTLTDPAALTAELERIAARGYSLDDEEYVVGVFCVAVPILSSTGRTVAAIAVQAPKVRLSHDRVEQVLPVLRRGAEALSAQFG